The proteins below come from a single Eubacterium limosum genomic window:
- a CDS encoding ECF transporter S component: MMDKTAADIRAQTAKRKRTFVSALIILLLIPLTIWFGVRFLDDRKYLFISLLIILYTAVPFVMRFEGRRPDAREIVVIAVMAAIVACGNLAFFMLKPFQAGTALVIIAGICLGPEEGFLTGAMARLVINMFASQGPWTPWQMFCWGLLGFLGGLCFNRDEEFSKKEVDFKVVMGPLICVAVSLALGFGIWVISDAQGPFVGWWLYGFGAVGLLAGVLLQRRRLPVDRLTLAVFGFLATFIIYGGIMNIAALVMSASVSGSGVGLDWGSMKLLYISGAPYDAVHGLGTAIFGALLGPVMIEKLERVKIKFGLYH, translated from the coding sequence AGCTGCGGATATCCGCGCACAGACGGCAAAAAGAAAACGGACATTTGTCTCAGCACTCATCATCCTCCTGCTGATCCCCCTGACCATCTGGTTTGGCGTTCGGTTTTTGGATGACCGGAAATATCTGTTTATCAGTCTGCTGATCATTCTCTACACGGCTGTTCCCTTTGTCATGCGGTTTGAGGGGCGCCGGCCCGATGCCCGGGAGATCGTCGTGATCGCCGTGATGGCAGCCATTGTAGCCTGCGGAAATTTAGCTTTTTTCATGCTAAAGCCATTTCAGGCGGGGACAGCGCTGGTGATCATTGCAGGGATATGCCTGGGGCCGGAAGAGGGCTTTTTGACAGGAGCTATGGCAAGACTGGTTATCAATATGTTTGCCAGCCAGGGGCCCTGGACGCCCTGGCAGATGTTTTGCTGGGGACTTCTTGGCTTTCTCGGTGGGCTCTGTTTTAACAGGGATGAGGAGTTTTCAAAGAAGGAAGTTGATTTTAAGGTGGTCATGGGGCCGCTCATCTGTGTTGCAGTGTCGCTGGCGCTGGGGTTTGGCATCTGGGTTATTTCGGATGCACAGGGGCCCTTTGTGGGGTGGTGGCTTTACGGCTTTGGCGCTGTTGGCCTGCTGGCCGGAGTGCTGCTCCAACGCAGGCGCCTTCCGGTCGACCGGCTGACACTGGCAGTCTTTGGTTTTCTGGCTACCTTTATCATCTATGGGGGTATTATGAACATTGCTGCGCTGGTCATGTCTGCCAGTGTTTCGGGCTCTGGTGTGGGCCTTGACTGGGGCTCCATGAAGCTGCTCTATATTTCCGGCGCGCCCTACGATGCGGTGCACGGGTTGGGCACTGCCATTTTTGGTGCGCTGCTTGGGCCAGTGATGATTGAGAAGCTGGAGCGGGTAAAGATTAAATTCGGCCTGTATCATTAA
- a CDS encoding DUF4430 domain-containing protein produces the protein MKRGIQKKGILLLAMLLLAVLTLAGCKDPISGLTEGSSDEEVVQLADTNPLPENGVVTAAQFRSIEGQDKVVTFEGSTMNGIQYAWSFNGKDIHNPEDQNLKVDFTTEGGTLNNVKSAAGDAAYGLGITLTGNKGLITVPQLTITLPEKWDADSAVFCKLNNGQPAKMSNVTFDNSAETTKMTVNIVETGGDYYIVAGKTIAPVPTPSAGNPDGTTPGDSGNTGSGSSGGNSCTISISCSTILNNMGNLKSGKESFVPSDGWILKPTTVQFNEGESVHDVLRRVCRDNGIHMESSFTPAYNAAYVEGINQLYEFDCGELSGWMYNVNGWFPNYGCSQYTVENGDVINWVYTCDLGRDVGDNSMW, from the coding sequence ATGAAAAGAGGTATTCAGAAAAAGGGAATTTTATTATTGGCAATGCTTTTGCTGGCAGTGCTCACGCTGGCAGGGTGTAAGGACCCCATCAGCGGGCTGACAGAGGGCAGCTCTGACGAAGAGGTGGTTCAGCTGGCGGATACAAATCCGCTGCCGGAAAACGGTGTTGTAACAGCAGCACAGTTCCGCTCCATCGAAGGGCAGGATAAGGTAGTGACCTTTGAGGGAAGCACCATGAATGGAATTCAGTATGCCTGGAGCTTTAACGGTAAGGATATTCATAATCCAGAAGACCAAAACCTGAAGGTGGACTTTACCACTGAGGGCGGCACACTCAATAATGTTAAATCTGCAGCCGGCGATGCCGCCTACGGCCTGGGCATCACCCTGACGGGCAATAAGGGGCTCATCACCGTGCCGCAGCTTACCATTACGCTGCCGGAAAAATGGGATGCCGACTCGGCTGTTTTTTGCAAGCTGAACAACGGGCAGCCGGCAAAAATGAGCAATGTGACCTTTGACAACAGTGCGGAAACCACAAAAATGACGGTCAATATCGTGGAGACCGGCGGAGATTATTATATCGTGGCCGGAAAAACCATTGCGCCGGTTCCCACACCATCAGCTGGAAATCCTGACGGAACAACACCGGGAGACAGCGGAAATACGGGCTCTGGAAGCTCAGGCGGCAACAGCTGTACCATTTCCATCAGCTGTTCGACCATTCTTAACAATATGGGCAATCTGAAAAGCGGTAAGGAAAGCTTTGTGCCATCGGATGGCTGGATTTTAAAACCGACGACGGTTCAGTTTAATGAGGGAGAAAGTGTCCACGATGTGCTGCGGCGGGTATGCCGAGACAACGGCATTCATATGGAATCCAGCTTTACACCGGCTTATAATGCGGCTTATGTGGAAGGTATCAACCAACTCTATGAATTTGACTGCGGTGAGCTTTCCGGCTGGATGTATAACGTCAACGGCTGGTTCCCGAACTATGGGTGCAGCCAGTATACTGTCGAAAACGGCGATGTAATCAATTGGGTTTATACCTGTGATCTTGGCCGTGACGTTGGCGATAACAGCATGTGGTAA
- a CDS encoding energy-coupling factor transporter transmembrane component T, with protein MEDSFSGYHPVINFVYFVAVLVFSMFILHPVFLAVSLFSAFVYSGVLKGWIKALKSALICLPVIIIVMLINPMFNHYGVTILFYLYNGNPVTLESIVYGIAMGVTLITVFIWFSCYSKVMTSDKFIFLFGRVIPALSLILSMVLRFVPKFIAEIKVISNGQKCIGRDLSNGSIFQRARHGVTILSIMITWALENAIETADSMKARGYGLKGRTAFSIYRFDRRDTVASVIMLAVLACVVVGISRGFSFTQYNPQIRISGLQPLSLGSLFTYLSYFIFCMMPVIIDGVAELKWWWLKRQISEAEEHYEGVEAI; from the coding sequence ATGGAAGATTCTTTTTCCGGCTATCATCCGGTCATTAATTTTGTCTACTTTGTTGCAGTGCTTGTTTTTAGTATGTTTATACTTCACCCGGTGTTTCTGGCTGTTTCGCTATTCTCTGCCTTTGTCTATTCAGGGGTTTTGAAGGGATGGATTAAAGCGCTGAAATCCGCGCTGATTTGTCTGCCGGTTATCATCATTGTGATGTTAATTAACCCGATGTTCAACCATTACGGCGTCACAATTTTATTCTATCTTTATAATGGGAATCCGGTAACGCTGGAGAGTATCGTCTATGGGATCGCCATGGGAGTAACCCTGATCACTGTTTTTATCTGGTTCTCCTGCTACAGCAAGGTAATGACCTCGGATAAATTTATCTTTTTATTTGGGCGGGTTATTCCCGCATTGTCTTTAATCCTTTCAATGGTGCTGCGCTTTGTGCCAAAGTTTATCGCGGAAATTAAGGTGATCAGTAATGGACAGAAATGTATCGGGCGGGACCTGAGCAATGGCAGTATCTTTCAGCGGGCCAGGCACGGCGTGACGATTCTGTCAATCATGATTACCTGGGCGCTTGAGAACGCCATTGAAACAGCGGACAGTATGAAGGCGCGCGGATATGGGCTTAAAGGCAGAACAGCTTTTTCCATATATCGTTTTGACCGCCGTGACACCGTGGCTTCTGTCATTATGCTGGCCGTTTTGGCCTGCGTGGTTGTGGGAATTTCCAGGGGCTTTTCCTTTACGCAATACAATCCTCAGATTAGGATTTCCGGGCTTCAGCCGTTATCTCTGGGCAGTTTATTTACCTATCTGTCTTATTTTATCTTTTGTATGATGCCGGTCATTATCGACGGTGTGGCTGAGCTCAAGTGGTGGTGGCTTAAGAGGCAGATTTCTGAGGCAGAGGAGCATTACGAAGGAGTTGAAGCTATTTGA
- a CDS encoding leucine-rich repeat domain-containing protein, with protein sequence MIRQTVEIGFGRSSPRAVLRRSYALNNHLSGEVVIPNGFTDIEVSAFKDMKNITKIVLPKTLLHIDERAFCGCESLEEVVLPEGVESIGDEAFCGCRALENVRLPFGLRVISRGLFKNCLKLRAVTGLRSVQRIEDGAFWNCRSLAAIEFSGKIETVGIYAFYRCERLEKLSFKGAVKCLKSHCFDGAGFKELFLPEGLE encoded by the coding sequence TTGATCCGGCAGACAGTGGAGATTGGCTTTGGGCGAAGCTCGCCCAGAGCTGTTTTACGAAGAAGCTATGCGCTTAACAATCATTTGAGCGGCGAGGTCGTTATTCCAAACGGCTTTACCGATATTGAGGTATCCGCCTTTAAGGATATGAAAAATATTACAAAAATTGTCCTGCCCAAAACGCTTTTACATATTGATGAGCGGGCCTTTTGTGGCTGTGAGAGCCTTGAGGAGGTCGTACTGCCGGAGGGGGTTGAATCCATTGGAGACGAAGCCTTCTGTGGCTGCAGGGCACTTGAAAATGTGCGGCTTCCTTTTGGACTCAGAGTTATTTCAAGGGGACTGTTTAAAAATTGCCTTAAGCTCAGGGCGGTGACAGGTCTCAGGTCTGTGCAGCGCATTGAGGATGGAGCGTTTTGGAACTGCCGCTCTCTGGCAGCCATAGAATTTAGCGGAAAAATTGAAACCGTCGGGATCTACGCCTTTTACCGCTGTGAGAGACTGGAGAAGCTGAGTTTTAAGGGCGCAGTGAAGTGCCTGAAGAGTCATTGTTTTGATGGCGCAGGGTTCAAAGAGCTGTTCCTGCCGGAAGGACTTGAGTAG
- a CDS encoding leucine-rich repeat protein gives MEARGFKLCRKQDEFALYLYHYPETAVLEFEASPKDTFLLIFGIREIPARAYCGREKIRKVLIGEGVECIGQKAFADCKRLSDVSLPKSLKVVGEGAFRGCPAEASALYKK, from the coding sequence ATGGAAGCCAGGGGATTTAAATTATGCCGAAAACAGGATGAGTTTGCGCTCTATCTGTACCATTACCCTGAAACAGCGGTTCTCGAATTTGAGGCTTCCCCAAAGGATACCTTCCTTCTGATTTTTGGCATCCGGGAAATACCAGCAAGGGCCTATTGTGGCCGTGAAAAAATCAGAAAAGTGCTCATCGGAGAGGGTGTGGAGTGTATTGGACAAAAAGCCTTTGCCGATTGTAAAAGGCTGAGCGATGTGTCCTTACCCAAAAGTCTGAAAGTTGTGGGTGAAGGCGCCTTTCGCGGCTGTCCAGCGGAGGCATCTGCGTTGTACAAAAAATAA